In the Arachis ipaensis cultivar K30076 chromosome B10, Araip1.1, whole genome shotgun sequence genome, one interval contains:
- the LOC107622415 gene encoding clathrin heavy chain 1, producing the protein MHDKSVTLKVLPEAQFGNEKKNYMELDKEESQLKEESNKAIHNNIPRQKIVQTDEEVQENIGVLATERMKDPQVCYLSDVIYFFFFFCDCLQLPSIGINPQLITFTHVTMESDKYICVRETAPQNSVVIIDMNMPMQPLRRPITADSALMNPNSRILALKAQLQGTTQDHLQIFNIEMKAKVKSYQMPEQVVFWKWISPKLLGLVTQTSVYHWSIEGDSEPVKMFERTANLANNQIINYRCDPTEKWLVLIGIAPGSPERPQLVKGNMQLFSVDQQRSQALEAHAASFAQFKVPGNENPSVLISFATKTLNAGQIISKLHVIELGAQPGKPSFTKKQADLFFPPDFADDFPVAMQISHKYSLIYVITKLGLLFVYDLETATAVYRNRISPDPIFLTSEATSVGGFYAINRRGQVLLATVNEQTIVNFVSGQLNNLELAVNLAKRGNLPGAEKLVVERFHELFAQTKYKEAAELAAESPQGILRTPDTVAKFQSVPVQAGQTPPLLQYFGTLLTRGKLNPFESLELSRLVVNQNKKNLLENWLAEDKLECSEELGDLVKTVDNDLALKIYIKARATPKVVASFAERREFDKILIYSKQVGYTPDYLFLLQTILRTDPQGAVNFALMMSQMEGGCPVDYNTITDLFLQRNLIREATAFLLDVLKPNLPEHGYLQTKVLEINLVTFPNVADAILANGMFSHYDRPRIAQLCEKAGLYVRALQHYSELPDIKRVIVNTHAIEPQSLVEYFGTLSREWALECMKDLLLVNLRGNLQIIVQVAKEYCEQLGVDACIKLFEQFRSYEGLYFFLGSYLSSSEDPEIHFKYIEAAAKTGQIKEVERVTRESTFYDPEKTKNFLMEAKLPDARPLINVCDRFGFVPDLTHYLYTNNMLRYIEGYVQKVNPGNAPLVVGQLLDDECPEDFIKGLILSVRSLLPVEPLVEECEKRNRLRLLTQFLEHLVSEGSQDVHVHNALGKIIIDSNNNPEHFLTTNPYYDSRVVGKYCEKRDPTLAVVAYRRGQCDEELINVTNKNSLFKLQARYVVERMDGDLWEKVLIPENAYRRQLIDQVVSTALPESKSPEQVSAAVKAFMTADLPHELIELLEKIVLQNSAFSGNFNLQNLLILTAIKADQSRVMDYINRLDNFDGPAVGEMAVEAQLYEEAFAIFKKFNLNVQAVNVLLDNIHSIDRAVEFAFRVEEDAVWSQVAKAQLREGLVSDAIESFIRADDATQFLDVIHAAEDADVYHDLVKYLLMVRQKAKEPKVDSELIYAYAKIDRLSDIEEFILMPNVANLQNVGDRLYDEELYEAAKIIYAFISNWAKLAVTLVKLKQFQGAVDAARKANSAKTWKEVCFACIDAEEFRLAQICGLNIIVQVDDLEEVSEYYQNRGCFNELISLMESGLGLERAHMGIFTELGVLYARYRYEKLMEHIKLFATRLNIPKLIRACDEQQHWKELTYLYIQYDEFDNAATTIMNHSPEAWDHMQFKDVIVKVANVELYYKAVHFYSQEHPDLINDVLNVLALRVDHARVVDIMRKAGHLRLVKPYMVAVQSNNVSTVNEALNEIYVEEEDYDRLRESIDFHDNFDQIGLAQKIEKHELLEMRRVAAYIYKKAGRWKQSIALSKKDNLYKDAMETASQSGERELAEELLVYFIDQGKKECFASCLFVCYDLIRADIALELAWVNNMIDFAFPYLLQFIREYTGKVDELVKDRIEAQNQVKAKEQEEKEVIAQQNMYAQLLPLALPAPPMPGMGGGFAPPPPMGGLGMPPMPPFGMPPMGSTY; encoded by the exons TTTGCTATTTGAGCGAtgtgatttactttttctttttcttctgtgATTGCTTGCAGTTGCCGAGCATTGGTATAAATCCGCAGTTGATCACGTTCACGCACGTGACGATGGAGTCCGATAAGTACATATGCGTTCGCGAAACTGCTCCACAGAACAGCGTGGTGATCATTGATATGAACATGCCGATGCAGCCTTTGAGAAGGCCTATTACTGCAGATTCCGCTCTTATGAATCCGAATTCAAGGATCCTTGCATTGAAAG CTCAACTCCAAGGAACAACTCAGGATCACCTTCAAATATTTAATATTGAGATGAAAGCAAAGGTGAAATCATATCAGATGCCAGAGCAG GTAGTTTTTTGGAAGTGGATTAGCCCCAAGTTGTTGGGTCTTGTGACACAGACCTCTGTATACCATTGGTCAATTGAAG GTGATTCTGAACCTGTGAAGATGTTTGAAAGAACAGCAAATTTGGCAaataatcaaatcattaattatcGATGTGACCCTACAGAAAAATGGTTGGTCTTGATTGGTATTGCTCCTGGTTCCCCTGAG AGACCACAATTGGTTAAAGGAAACATGCAACTATTCTCAGTGGATCAACAGCGTAGTCAGGCTCTTGAAGCTCACGCCGCATCATTTGCTCAATTTAAA GTTCCTGGAAACGAAAATCCTTCTGTTTTGATTTCTTTTGCCACAAAGACACTTAATGCTGGTCAAATTATATCTAAGTTGCATGTTATTGAGCTGGGTGCGCAGCCAG GGAAGCCATCGTTTACGAAGAAACAAGCAGATCTTTTTTTTCCCCCAGATTTTGCAGATGACTTTCCAGTTGCCATGCAG ATATCCCACAAATACAGTTTGATTTATGTGATAACAAAACTTGGTCTCCTATTTGTATATGATTTGGAGACAGCTACAGCTGTATATCGGAACAGAATTAGTCCAGATCCTATATTTTTGACATCAGAAGCTACATCAGTGGGAGGCTTTTATGCCATTAACAGGAGAGGCCAGGTGTTATTGGCTACTGTCAATGAACAAACCATTGTAAATTTTGTCAGCGGCCAA ttaaacAATCTGGAGCTAGCAGTTAATCTTGCCAAGAGAGGAAATCTTCCTGGTGCTGAGAAGCTG GTAGTGGAACGTTTCCATGAACTCTTTGCTCAAACAAAGTATAAAGAAGCAGCTGAGCTTGCTGCTGAGTCTCCACAAGGAATTCTTCGTACCCCTGATACAGTTGCCAAATTTCAG AGTGTTCCTGTGCAAGCTGGGCAAACTCCTCCTCTTTTGCAGTATTTTGGGACACTGCTAACAAGAGGAAAGCTGAATCCCTTTGAGTCGTTAGAACTGTCACGGCTGGTCGTGAACCAGAACAAAAAAAATCTTTTGGAGAATTGGTTGGCAGAGGACAAGCTTGAATGCAGTGAGGAGCTAGGAGATCTTGTAAAG ACTGTAGACAATGATCTTGctttaaaaatatatatcaaaGCCAGAGCTACTCCAAAAGTTGTTGCTTCTTTTGCCGAGCGAAGAGAGTTTGACAAAATTCTTATATACTCCAAGCAA GTTGGGTACACACCTGACTACTTGTTCCTGTTGCAAACAATTCTACGGACAGATCCTCAG GGTGCTGTCAATTTTGCACTAATGATGTCTCAAATGGAGGGAGGCTGCCCAGTTGATTACAACACCATAACTGATCTGTTTCTTCAG AGAAACCTGATCCGTGAGGCAACAGCCTTTCTCCTTGATGTTTTGAAGCCCAATCTTCCAGAACATGGATACCTTCAGACAAAG GTTTTGGAGATAAATTTGGTAACTTTCCCCAATGTTGCTGATGCAATTTTGGCAAACGGAATGTTCAGCCATTATGACCGTCCTCGCATTGCTCAACTTTGTGAAAAAGCTGGTCTTTACGTTCGAGCACTGCAA CATTACTCAGAGTTGCCGGATATAAAGCGTGTTATTGTAAACACACATGCAATTGAGCCACAG TCTTTGGTAGAGTATTTCGGTACTCTCTCACGAGAATGGGCATTGGAATGCATGAAAGACCTGTTGCTGGTCAATCTTAGAGGCAACCTACAGATAATTGTGCAG GTTGCTAAAGAATATTGTGAACAACTGGGTGTTGATGCTTGCATAAAGCTCTTCGAGCAGTTCAGGTCGTACGAAGGACTGTATTTTTTCCTTGGATCATATTTGAGCTCCAG TGAGGATCCTGAAATTCACTTTAAGTACATTGAGGCTGCAGCAAAGACTGGACAAATTAAAGAGGTCGAGCGTGTGACTAGAGAATCAACTTTCTATGATCCTGAGAAAACGAAGAACTTTCTAATGGAAGCTAAGCTTCCAGATGCACGGCCTTTGATTAATGTTTGTGACCGTTTTGGATTTGTTCCAGATTTAACTCACTATCTGTACACAAACAACATGCTTCGCTACATTGAAGGCTATGTGCAGAAG GTGAACCCAGGGAATGCTCCTTTAGTTGTTGGGCAGCTGCTTGACGACGAATGCCCAGAAGATTTTATCAAAGGCTTGATTCTTTCAGTTCGTTCATTACTGCCAGTGGAGCCCCTTGTGGAGGAATGTGAGAAGAG GAATCGTCTTCGTTTGCTCACTCAGTTCTTGGAGCATCTTGTAAGTGAGGGAAGCCAGGATGTACATGTTCACAATGCATTGGGTAAAATTATCATTGACAGCAACAACAACCCAGAGCATTTTCTCACTACCAACCCCTACTATGATTCTCGAGTTGTGGGAAAATATTGTGAGAAGCGTGATCCCACATTGGCCGTTGTAGCTTACAGGAGAGGACAATGTGATGAAGAACTTATCAATGTCACAAATAAAAATTCTTTGTTCAAACTACAAGCAAG ATATGTTGTCGAGAGAATGGATGGTGATCTTTGGGAAAAGGTTCTTATCCCCGAAAATGCATACAGAAGGCAACTTATTGATCAGGTTGTGTCTACTGCTCTACCTGAAAGCAAGAGCCCTGAGCAAGTTTCTGCAGCTGTTAAGGCCTTCATGACTGCCGATCTACCTCATGAACTGATTGAACTTCTTGAGAAGATTGTCCTTCAGAATTCGGCATTCAGTGGGAACTTTAATCTACAGAATCTGCTCATTTTGACAGCAATAAAGGCTGATCAATCCAGAGTTATGGATTACATTAATAGACTGGATAATTTTGATGGGCCTGCAGTTGGAGAAATGGCTGTCGAAGCTCAGTTGTATGAGGAAGCATTTGCAATTTTCAAGAAGTTCAACTTAAATGTTCAAGCTGTCAATGTCTTGCTAGATAATATTCATAGCATTGATAGAGCTGTGGAGTTTGCTTTCCGTGTTGAAGAGGATGCTGTTTGGAGTCAAGTGGCCAAGGCTCAACTCAGGGAAGGGCTAGTTAGTGATGCAATTGAGTCATTCATACGAGCAGACGATGCCACACAATTTTTGGATGTTATCCATGCTGCTGAAGATGCTGATGTTTACCATGATTTGGTGAAATACTTGCTGATGGTAAGGCAGAAGGCAAAAGAACCCAAGGTGGACAGTGAGCTCATTTATGCATATGCAAAGATTGATAGGCTCAGTGACATTGAGGAGTTCATTCTTATGCCAAATGTGGCCAATCTTCAAAATGTTGGTGACCGATTATATGATGAAGAACTATATGAGGCTGCAAAAATTATATATGCTTTTATATCTAACTGGGCCAAGTTAGCTGTCACACTTGTCAAGTTGAAACAGTTCCAAGGTGCTGTAGATGCAGCAAGGAAAGCTAACAGCGCCAAAACATGGAAAGAAGTTTGCTTTGCATGTATTGATGCAGAGGAGTTCCGTTTGGCCCAAATATGTGGACTCAACATTATTGTTCAG GTGGATGACTTGGAAGAAGTTAGTGAATATTACCAAAATAGAGGTTGCTTCAATGAGCTAATCTCTCTCATGGAGAGTGGTTTAGGGTTAGAACGGGCACATATGGGCATCTTCACCGAGTTGGGAGTTTTGTATGCTAGATACCGTTATGAGAAGCTTATGGAGCATATCAAACTATTTGCAACGCGACTCAATATTCCAAAACTCATAAGAGCTTGTGATGAGCAACAACATTGGAAGGAACTGACCTATTTGTATATCCAATATGATGAGTTTGATAATGCTGCAACCACCATCATGAACCATTCGCCTGAAGCATGGGATCATATGCAGTTCAAAGATGTTATTGTCAAAGTTGCAAATGTGGAGTTGTATTACAAGGCTGTTCACTTCTATTCGCAAGAGCATCCCGATCTTATCAATGATGTTCTGAATGTCCTTGCACTTCGTGTTGACCATGCTCGTGTTGTTGACATCATGCGGAAG GCGGGTCACCTTCGTCTTGTCAAGCCTTACATGGTTGCAGTGCAGAGCAACAATGTCTCTACAGTTAATGAAGCCTTGAATGAGATATATGTTGAGGAGGAAGATTATGATAGGTTGCGCGAGTCAATTGATTTTCATGATAACTTTGATCAAATAGGCCTTGCACAGAAG ATTGAAAAGCATGAGCTTCTTGAAATGAGACGTGTTGCAGCTTATATTTACAAGAAGGCAGGTAGGTGGAAGCAGTCTATTGCCCTGTCAAAGAAGGATAACCTCTACAAAGATGCCATGGAGACAGCCTCACAATCTGGCGAGCGTGAACTTGCTGAGGAGTTGCTTGTTTATTTCATTGATCAG GGAAAGAAGGAATGCTTTGCctcttgtttgtttgtttgctatGATCTGATCCGGGCAGACATTGCCCTTGAACTGGCTTGGGTAAACAATATGATCGACTTTGCCTTCCCATATCTTCTACAG TTTATCCGTGAGTACACGGGCAAAGTTGATGAACTTGTGAAGGACAGAATTGAAGCACAGAACCAGGTGAAAGCTAAAGAACAAGAAGAAAAGGAAGTAATTGCACAACAG AACATGTATGCTCAATTGCTACCTCTTGCTTTGCCTGCACCACCAATGCCTGGAATGGGAGGTGGGTTTGCCCCTCCCCCTCCAATGGGTGGTTTGGGGATGCCTCCAATGCCTCCTTTCGGCATGCCACCAATGGGCAGCACCTACTGA